A portion of the Thermosediminibacter oceani DSM 16646 genome contains these proteins:
- the surE gene encoding 5'/3'-nucleotidase SurE, translating to MKILITNDDGIYAEGLFAMAREISKIAKVTIVAPDRERSATAHAITMHKPLRVERVNLHDCHVESWMVNGTPSDCVKLALDALLNDVPDLVLSGINRGPNLGTDVIYSGTVSAAIEAAIYGIPAVAFSVAAYENVSYDYPARFARKLCVSVMEKEFPKDTLLNVNIPPLDEEDIAGVLITHLGSRKYKNCFDRRQDPRGKTYYWLAGEAVEDLDDTGSDVWAIKNNYISITPIHFDLTNYEVIDTIKQWELKP from the coding sequence ATGAAAATTCTTATTACAAATGACGATGGCATATACGCCGAAGGCCTTTTTGCGATGGCAAGGGAGATATCCAAAATTGCCAAGGTGACGATTGTGGCTCCCGACAGAGAAAGGAGCGCCACGGCACATGCTATAACCATGCACAAACCTTTAAGGGTGGAGAGGGTCAATCTTCACGACTGCCACGTGGAAAGCTGGATGGTGAACGGAACTCCGTCGGACTGCGTAAAGCTGGCCCTCGACGCACTGCTCAACGATGTACCGGATCTGGTGCTGTCGGGAATAAACAGGGGCCCCAATTTAGGCACCGACGTAATTTACTCCGGCACGGTATCGGCCGCTATCGAAGCGGCGATTTACGGGATTCCTGCAGTGGCCTTTTCCGTCGCCGCGTATGAGAACGTATCGTACGATTATCCGGCGCGCTTTGCGAGAAAGCTTTGCGTGAGCGTAATGGAAAAGGAGTTTCCCAAGGATACTTTATTGAACGTCAACATACCTCCCTTAGACGAAGAGGACATAGCAGGCGTTTTAATAACGCACCTGGGGAGCAGAAAGTACAAAAACTGCTTTGACAGAAGGCAGGACCCGAGAGGCAAGACCTATTACTGGCTGGCAGGAGAGGCGGTCGAGGACCTGGATGACACCGGTTCCGACGTTTGGGCGATCAAAAATAATTATATTTCGATTACACCAATTCACTTTGATTTGACTAATTACGAAGTAATTGATACTATAAAACAATGGGAATTGAAACCATAA
- a CDS encoding YpmA family protein — translation MEAKLELVAKKEFNYNDELYRLVDFLNKSLKKKGFIFGLSKEGDKALITIYET, via the coding sequence ATGGAAGCTAAACTGGAATTGGTGGCCAAAAAAGAATTTAATTACAACGACGAACTGTATCGGCTGGTGGATTTCCTTAATAAATCGTTAAAAAAGAAGGGTTTTATTTTTGGCCTATCAAAAGAAGGCGATAAAGCTCTGATAACAATATATGAGACCTGA
- a CDS encoding PRK06851 family protein, with product MEGRIKRFFPGGSTCRGYVSFFDHILPWAQASKIFVIKGGPGVGKSTFIREIGERISKRGIDIEFLHCSADSGSLDGVVIPRYGIALIDGTAPHVIDPKYPGCVDEIINLGDFWDETGIRKHKKDMLALQEEISRCYKRGFGYLKAAKTVFDEMQEIYSWSIDEKKVCQTCEEVINKVFSDVRNKEKVSRQRHLFASAIAPEGLVNFLDNLFEGVKERFILKGAPVLARTRLLNAVLDMALMKGLDVEIFHCPLSPERVEHIIIKDLNVGFITSVEPHVLSQEKPDDLIINFDEALTDSEFSRYVDDVEYYRKILAELLDKAVGCFGRAKALHDRLESFYITNMDYNRINRKMEDTYGAIIKLIDSVNSE from the coding sequence ATGGAAGGACGTATAAAAAGATTTTTTCCCGGCGGAAGCACTTGTAGGGGGTACGTGTCGTTTTTTGATCATATACTGCCATGGGCACAGGCGAGTAAAATTTTCGTAATAAAAGGAGGACCCGGGGTCGGAAAATCCACCTTCATCCGGGAAATAGGAGAACGTATCTCGAAAAGAGGAATAGATATAGAATTTCTTCACTGTTCGGCCGATAGTGGTTCTCTGGATGGGGTTGTAATACCCCGATATGGCATTGCCCTTATTGATGGAACGGCACCCCACGTGATTGATCCTAAGTATCCTGGATGTGTGGACGAAATCATAAATCTAGGGGACTTCTGGGATGAAACTGGTATAAGAAAGCATAAAAAGGATATGCTTGCACTACAGGAAGAAATAAGCAGGTGCTATAAGAGGGGTTTTGGTTATCTGAAAGCGGCCAAAACTGTATTTGATGAAATGCAGGAAATATATTCATGGAGTATTGATGAAAAAAAGGTTTGCCAAACCTGTGAAGAAGTAATTAATAAAGTATTTTCAGATGTCCGTAACAAAGAGAAAGTGTCAAGGCAAAGGCATCTGTTCGCCAGTGCCATAGCACCGGAAGGCTTGGTAAATTTTTTAGATAATCTTTTTGAGGGTGTTAAAGAGCGTTTCATTTTGAAAGGCGCGCCGGTGTTGGCAAGAACCCGTCTGCTCAATGCGGTACTGGACATGGCCCTGATGAAGGGGCTTGATGTTGAGATTTTCCATTGTCCTTTGTCTCCCGAGAGAGTGGAGCATATCATAATTAAAGATCTGAATGTAGGATTTATTACTTCGGTAGAACCGCATGTTCTTTCGCAGGAAAAGCCGGATGATTTGATAATAAACTTTGATGAAGCACTCACCGACTCAGAGTTCAGCAGATACGTGGACGACGTTGAATACTATAGAAAGATTTTGGCTGAACTGTTGGATAAAGCCGTCGGGTGTTTTGGTCGAGCTAAAGCTCTGCACGATAGACTGGAAAGTTTTTATATAACAAACATGGATTATAATAGAATTAACCGAAAAATGGAAGATACTTACGGAGCAATCATAAAATTAATTGATAGTGTCAACAGCGAGTAA
- a CDS encoding DUF6612 family protein, with protein sequence MIYSSLKSAKYFAVYVIATLIISMVLAGCGDRFKDLSPKEAVIKANEKLKNVSGYRMNVDAELMIKDIKQQLTLTGEVRNPDQVHLAGDLAGMEIEIYQKKDKFFIKNPLTGKWVETKEMGLGDMNEIISTPEKTLNDLKDMISEAEYLPDEKVNGIDCKVIEYIPDQEKLKKIVFEGTEPGSIKKAKYRIWIGKNDFLIYKMNIDIKYDAAKTGEQSINMTVLLYDFNNDININYPKELAS encoded by the coding sequence ATGATATATAGTAGTTTAAAGTCGGCAAAATATTTCGCAGTTTACGTAATAGCGACCTTAATTATTTCCATGGTTTTGGCTGGTTGCGGCGACAGGTTCAAAGATCTGTCACCAAAAGAAGCAGTCATTAAAGCCAACGAAAAATTAAAAAATGTATCAGGTTATAGAATGAATGTCGATGCTGAATTGATGATAAAGGACATTAAACAACAGCTTACCCTTACGGGAGAAGTAAGGAACCCGGATCAGGTTCATTTGGCCGGAGATCTTGCAGGCATGGAAATTGAAATTTACCAGAAGAAAGACAAATTTTTTATAAAAAACCCTCTTACCGGTAAATGGGTTGAGACTAAGGAAATGGGGCTCGGGGATATGAACGAGATCATTTCAACTCCAGAAAAGACTTTAAACGATTTGAAGGACATGATATCGGAAGCTGAATACCTGCCCGATGAAAAGGTAAACGGGATCGACTGCAAGGTAATAGAATACATACCTGATCAAGAAAAGTTGAAAAAAATCGTGTTTGAAGGCACCGAGCCCGGGAGTATAAAAAAGGCAAAGTACAGGATATGGATTGGCAAAAATGACTTTTTAATTTACAAAATGAATATTGATATTAAATACGATGCTGCTAAAACAGGAGAGCAATCTATAAATATGACGGTACTGCTTTACGATTTCAATAATGATATAAATATAAATTACCCGAAAGAATTGGCATCCTGA
- a CDS encoding pyridoxal phosphate-dependent aminotransferase — MNLSHKARNISPSPTLAVDAKAKQLKSEGYDVIGFGAGEPDFDTPDFIKSAAVNAINQGFTKYTPVAGIPELKKAVADVLRQDIGVSYEANQIIVSNGAKQCLFNALYCLCDPGDEVLVPLPYWVSYPELVKLCGGTPVMVPTSEAQDFKLKADAIKPLITKKTKVLIINSPNNPTGSVYTREDLEEIAKLALENDIFVISDEIYDRLVYDGETHVSIASLNSDIYNRTLVVNGVSKAYAMTGWRIGFAAGPRELIKAMTDLQSHATSNPNSIAQKASLEALTNPARKQVIEAMVREFSRRRQYMVERINKIEGLSCRMPKGAFYVMMNVSETFGKYIDGRIIKDSTTFAEALLEKYKVAVVPGIAFGADDYVRLSYATSMENIEKGLDRIQQFVGDLK; from the coding sequence ATGAATCTTTCTCACAAAGCACGCAACATCAGTCCCTCTCCCACGTTGGCGGTTGACGCTAAAGCAAAACAGCTCAAAAGCGAAGGGTACGATGTTATCGGCTTTGGTGCTGGTGAACCTGATTTTGACACGCCGGATTTCATAAAGTCCGCCGCTGTAAATGCCATTAATCAAGGCTTTACCAAATATACTCCCGTTGCAGGCATTCCCGAGCTCAAAAAAGCCGTGGCTGATGTATTAAGACAGGATATAGGCGTTTCCTATGAAGCCAATCAGATTATAGTATCGAACGGTGCAAAACAATGCCTCTTTAATGCCTTATATTGCCTGTGCGATCCCGGAGACGAAGTTCTGGTCCCATTGCCGTACTGGGTGAGCTACCCGGAGCTCGTAAAATTGTGCGGTGGAACTCCGGTCATGGTGCCCACATCGGAGGCGCAGGACTTCAAGTTAAAAGCAGACGCTATAAAACCCCTTATAACCAAAAAGACCAAGGTACTGATAATCAACAGTCCTAATAACCCCACCGGAAGCGTTTATACGAGAGAAGATCTGGAAGAAATAGCTAAGTTAGCGCTGGAAAACGATATTTTTGTAATATCCGACGAGATCTACGACAGGCTCGTCTACGACGGGGAAACCCATGTAAGCATAGCATCGCTCAACAGCGATATCTACAACAGGACACTGGTAGTAAACGGTGTTTCTAAAGCTTATGCAATGACAGGGTGGAGGATAGGTTTTGCGGCAGGTCCCCGGGAACTCATCAAGGCGATGACCGATTTACAAAGTCATGCAACGTCAAACCCTAACTCTATAGCCCAGAAAGCCAGCCTTGAAGCTTTGACGAACCCCGCCAGAAAGCAGGTCATTGAGGCTATGGTGAGGGAATTTTCAAGGAGACGGCAGTATATGGTGGAGAGAATAAACAAAATAGAGGGACTGTCCTGCCGGATGCCGAAAGGGGCATTCTACGTAATGATGAACGTATCGGAAACCTTCGGCAAATACATAGACGGTAGGATTATTAAGGATTCCACAACCTTTGCCGAGGCTTTGCTTGAAAAATATAAGGTTGCGGTGGTACCAGGTATTGCCTTCGGAGCCGACGATTATGTAAGGCTTTCCTATGCCACTTCTATGGAGAATATAGAGAAGGGATTGGACAGAATACAACAGTTTGTTGGTGATTTGAAATAA
- the purB gene encoding adenylosuccinate lyase translates to MKQYFENPLAARYASEEMLENFSPNKKFATWRKLWIALAEAEKELGLPITEEQIDEMKAHVEDINFEDAERFEKITRHDVMAHIWAFGKHCPKAKPIIHLGATSAFVGDNTDIILMRDGLHIIKKKLVNVIDNLKQFALKYKDMPTLGFTHFQPAQLTTVGKRTCLWIQDLVMDLWDLEYTEQNLRLRGAKGTTGTQASFMKLFENDEEKVRMLDRLIAQKMGFDSTFPVTGQTYPRKQDSRVLRVLQSIAESAHKFACDIRLLASLKEIEEPFEETQIGSSAMAYKRNPMRCERMTALCRYVIVNGLNPYLTAANQWFERTLDDSANRRLVIPEMFLAADAILNIYMNVSKGLVVNPKVIEKHVMEELPFMATENILMEAVKRGGDRQELHEALRIYSLEAAAEVKEGKPNNLINKIAGDTRFKMTKEEIIKMMDPSIFIGRSPGQVLEFVHEIVDPILNKYKQYLGATADLKV, encoded by the coding sequence ATGAAGCAGTATTTTGAGAATCCTTTAGCAGCAAGATACGCCAGCGAGGAAATGCTAGAAAATTTTTCTCCGAATAAAAAGTTTGCAACCTGGCGAAAATTGTGGATAGCTTTGGCTGAGGCCGAAAAGGAACTCGGGCTTCCAATTACCGAGGAGCAGATAGATGAGATGAAGGCCCACGTAGAGGACATTAACTTTGAAGATGCCGAAAGGTTTGAGAAAATCACCAGGCACGACGTAATGGCACATATATGGGCCTTTGGAAAACATTGTCCCAAAGCAAAACCCATCATACACCTTGGGGCTACAAGTGCCTTTGTAGGAGATAATACCGATATTATTCTGATGCGGGACGGTCTTCATATAATAAAGAAAAAGCTTGTAAACGTTATCGACAATTTAAAGCAGTTCGCACTGAAATACAAGGACATGCCGACCCTCGGTTTTACCCATTTTCAGCCGGCCCAGCTTACTACCGTCGGCAAGCGAACGTGTCTTTGGATTCAAGACCTGGTCATGGACCTTTGGGACCTGGAATACACCGAGCAGAACCTTCGGCTAAGAGGGGCCAAGGGTACAACCGGTACCCAAGCGAGTTTTATGAAACTTTTCGAAAATGATGAGGAAAAGGTCAGAATGCTGGACCGGTTAATAGCTCAAAAAATGGGATTCGACAGTACTTTCCCCGTGACAGGCCAGACGTATCCGAGAAAACAGGATTCCCGTGTACTCAGGGTGCTGCAGTCCATTGCCGAAAGTGCCCATAAATTCGCTTGCGATATAAGGCTGCTGGCGAGTTTGAAAGAAATCGAAGAACCTTTTGAAGAAACCCAGATAGGTTCGTCAGCTATGGCTTATAAGAGGAATCCCATGCGCTGTGAGCGCATGACTGCCCTGTGCCGTTATGTGATAGTCAACGGTCTCAACCCGTATCTTACCGCCGCAAATCAGTGGTTTGAGAGGACCCTTGATGATTCTGCCAATAGAAGACTCGTCATCCCGGAGATGTTCCTGGCAGCAGACGCTATACTGAATATTTACATGAACGTGAGCAAGGGGTTGGTGGTTAATCCTAAAGTTATTGAAAAACACGTGATGGAAGAACTGCCTTTTATGGCGACGGAAAATATACTGATGGAAGCGGTGAAGAGGGGCGGTGACAGGCAGGAACTCCACGAAGCCCTGAGGATATATTCTTTAGAAGCTGCAGCTGAGGTGAAGGAAGGGAAACCCAATAATTTGATCAACAAAATTGCCGGCGATACCAGATTCAAAATGACTAAAGAAGAGATCATTAAAATGATGGATCCTTCTATTTTCATAGGCCGAAGCCCGGGGCAGGTGCTAGAATTCGTCCATGAAATCGTCGATCCGATATTAAATAAATACAAACAATACCTGGGAGCTACAGCCGATCTCAAAGTATGA
- a CDS encoding FmdB family zinc ribbon protein — MPTYDFVCKKCGHKFSEFVSLREKENVKCPVCNGNVEQRFTDFMYMGKGGAGGSASGGCSGGCGNCSGC; from the coding sequence ATGCCGACCTATGATTTTGTGTGCAAGAAATGCGGTCATAAGTTCAGCGAATTTGTTTCTTTGAGAGAGAAGGAAAATGTAAAATGTCCGGTGTGCAATGGGAATGTTGAACAGCGCTTTACTGATTTTATGTATATGGGGAAAGGTGGGGCTGGAGGCTCCGCATCCGGAGGCTGCAGCGGCGGATGTGGCAACTGCAGCGGTTGTTGA
- a CDS encoding DUF362 domain-containing protein, producing MSKVAIIRCDEYDRTLIESGLEKAMDAIDADLSGYRKILLKPNLVMRKKPEDAATTHPEVVGAMINLLKKKGISPLVAESPGGPYTRKRLEAVYETTGIKDVCLQTGTDLNTDLSSREISIDTGSALKKISVISPLHECDGVISMAKFKTHRMAVFTGAVKNLFGLIPGGQKIELHFRFQEPLRFMDMLLDLYLATSPVLSVIDGIWAMEGEGPTAGNPRKLGIIIVSQDGIAADYVAAKIIGLKIEEFPLIKRALERGLFREEDVKVNVVGGKLEDLMVSDFKIPRRKDINFLKRYLPGRIEKYVRDILTPRPVFVTRKCLGCGECYATCPAKAITIKNKKAVVDLKKCIRCYCCHELCPEKAVEIKRNIIFETILK from the coding sequence ATGTCGAAGGTAGCTATAATCAGATGCGACGAGTATGACAGAACCTTGATTGAAAGCGGATTGGAAAAGGCGATGGATGCAATTGATGCAGATCTTTCCGGATACCGAAAAATCTTACTGAAACCTAATCTGGTTATGAGGAAAAAGCCGGAGGATGCTGCCACAACTCACCCCGAAGTAGTCGGAGCAATGATCAACCTTTTGAAGAAGAAGGGGATATCTCCGCTAGTTGCGGAAAGCCCGGGAGGACCGTACACTCGAAAAAGACTCGAAGCGGTTTACGAAACCACTGGAATTAAAGACGTGTGTCTTCAGACAGGAACGGATTTAAATACTGATCTTTCGTCCAGAGAAATAAGTATCGATACCGGGTCTGCGTTGAAAAAGATTTCCGTTATTTCTCCTCTTCATGAGTGCGATGGTGTAATTTCTATGGCAAAGTTCAAAACCCATAGAATGGCTGTATTTACCGGCGCTGTGAAAAACCTCTTCGGTTTAATTCCGGGAGGGCAGAAGATAGAACTTCACTTCAGGTTTCAGGAACCACTCAGATTTATGGATATGCTTCTTGATTTGTACCTTGCTACTTCACCGGTTCTTTCGGTGATAGATGGCATATGGGCTATGGAAGGAGAAGGTCCAACAGCTGGAAACCCGCGAAAGCTTGGGATAATAATAGTATCGCAAGATGGGATCGCAGCGGATTACGTTGCGGCGAAAATAATAGGCCTTAAAATCGAAGAATTTCCTCTGATAAAAAGAGCTCTGGAAAGGGGATTGTTTAGAGAGGAAGACGTAAAGGTAAATGTGGTGGGAGGAAAGCTTGAAGACTTAATGGTTTCAGATTTTAAAATACCGCGAAGAAAGGATATTAACTTCCTTAAACGCTACTTACCGGGTAGGATCGAAAAGTATGTGAGGGATATATTGACGCCGAGGCCCGTGTTTGTAACCCGAAAATGTCTGGGGTGCGGTGAATGTTATGCTACCTGCCCGGCTAAGGCAATAACTATAAAAAATAAAAAAGCAGTAGTGGATCTAAAAAAATGTATAAGGTGCTATTGCTGTCACGAACTTTGTCCTGAAAAAGCGGTGGAGATAAAAAGAAATATAATTTTTGAGACAATTTTGAAGTAA
- the lexA gene encoding transcriptional repressor LexA has product MYESLTPRQKQILDYIYDFLNKRGYPPSVREICSATNLKSTATVHSYLVQLEKKGYISRDPQKPRAIVVMDKKTLGKDIVPVPLVGKVTAGQPMLAEENIQGVFSLPKEMVPDSEVFMLKVQGDSMIDAGIFDGDYVIVKVTSTAENGDIVVALLGDEATVKRFFKEKDHIRLQPENQYMEPIIVKDVKILGKVIGLFRKF; this is encoded by the coding sequence ATGTATGAAAGCCTAACACCCCGCCAGAAACAGATACTAGATTATATTTACGATTTTTTAAATAAAAGAGGTTATCCTCCTTCAGTGCGGGAAATATGCTCTGCAACTAACTTAAAATCTACCGCTACCGTTCATTCCTACCTCGTACAACTTGAGAAAAAAGGATATATTTCAAGGGATCCTCAAAAGCCTAGGGCTATAGTCGTGATGGATAAAAAAACTTTAGGCAAGGATATAGTTCCGGTGCCGCTGGTAGGCAAAGTAACCGCCGGCCAGCCCATGCTTGCTGAAGAAAATATCCAGGGCGTTTTTTCCCTTCCAAAAGAAATGGTTCCAGACTCGGAAGTATTCATGTTAAAAGTTCAGGGCGACAGCATGATCGATGCAGGTATTTTTGACGGTGATTATGTGATTGTCAAGGTAACCAGTACCGCAGAAAACGGCGACATTGTGGTGGCCCTATTGGGGGATGAGGCCACGGTAAAAAGGTTTTTTAAAGAAAAAGACCATATAAGGTTGCAGCCTGAAAACCAGTACATGGAGCCTATCATCGTAAAAGACGTTAAGATCCTGGGAAAGGTAATCGGCCTCTTTAGAAAATTTTAG
- a CDS encoding methionine gamma-lyase family protein — protein sequence MLKIRYAISDEVETLANSVMEDIKPEFEKVERIVEYNQLKVTAAMIENDLCDFHLTDSTGYGYNDIGRDRIEAIYSHIFRAEDALVRPQIISGTHAITLCLFGILRPGDELLCVTGEPYDTLKDVISGENCGSLKDYNISYSQVDLLDGKPDYDGIRKKINEKTRMVLIQRSRGYSLRPSLDIESIKGLIKYIKGIKEDVICLVDNCYGEFVESSEPTEVGADLCAGSLIKNPGGGITPTGGYVVGKHELIERCAYRLFAPGLGKNCGPSLLFNRLALQGLFYSPMVVGEALKGSIFISRFFEMAGFKVYPAYNEKRSDIVTAIEMGSRELLTSFCRGLQKVGPVDARIVPEPWDMPGYDHQVIMACGSFIQGASIELSADAPIREPYVVYVQGGISFFHVKVGAMKALQNMIDEGIYSLK from the coding sequence ATGCTTAAAATTCGATATGCTATAAGCGATGAGGTTGAAACTTTGGCGAATTCCGTAATGGAAGATATAAAGCCTGAATTCGAAAAAGTAGAGAGGATAGTAGAATACAACCAGCTGAAGGTTACGGCAGCAATGATAGAAAACGACCTGTGCGATTTCCACCTCACCGATTCAACAGGATACGGGTATAACGACATAGGTCGTGATAGGATCGAAGCCATTTACAGCCATATTTTTAGAGCCGAGGACGCCCTTGTAAGACCACAGATTATCTCCGGAACCCACGCCATTACTCTTTGTCTTTTTGGCATATTAAGGCCTGGGGACGAATTGTTATGCGTTACAGGCGAGCCGTACGATACCTTAAAGGACGTTATATCTGGAGAAAATTGCGGTTCTCTTAAAGATTATAATATTTCATACTCCCAGGTTGATTTATTGGATGGAAAACCGGATTACGACGGGATCCGCAAAAAAATAAATGAAAAGACCAGAATGGTATTAATCCAGCGTTCGAGGGGCTATAGTCTGAGGCCTTCCCTTGATATAGAAAGTATAAAAGGGCTTATAAAGTACATAAAAGGAATCAAGGAAGACGTCATCTGCCTTGTCGATAACTGTTACGGTGAATTTGTGGAAAGTAGCGAACCGACGGAAGTCGGTGCAGACCTTTGCGCCGGATCCTTAATAAAAAACCCCGGCGGAGGTATTACACCTACCGGGGGGTATGTAGTTGGAAAACACGAATTGATAGAGCGGTGCGCCTACCGTCTTTTCGCACCGGGATTGGGAAAAAATTGCGGACCATCGCTGCTTTTCAACCGCTTAGCCCTTCAAGGGTTGTTTTATTCCCCGATGGTAGTGGGAGAAGCCTTGAAAGGTTCCATTTTTATCTCCAGGTTTTTTGAAATGGCAGGATTTAAAGTATACCCCGCATACAATGAAAAAAGAAGCGATATAGTCACCGCCATCGAAATGGGGAGCAGGGAATTGCTTACCTCTTTCTGTAGGGGGTTACAGAAAGTCGGCCCCGTGGACGCCCGTATCGTCCCCGAACCGTGGGATATGCCCGGTTATGACCATCAAGTTATCATGGCTTGCGGCAGCTTCATACAAGGGGCTTCGATCGAATTAAGCGCTGATGCACCCATTAGAGAACCGTATGTGGTATACGTGCAGGGAGGAATCAGCTTTTTTCACGTAAAAGTAGGAGCCATGAAAGCCTTACAAAACATGATAGACGAAGGTATTTACAGCCTAAAGTAG
- a CDS encoding GTPase, with the protein MEFDFLLPDGTKLKKKYTYKLAFRQLVDGIPHKTLNLQTVTVELPVGKGKKKIQLIDTTGLIDGIHNREEVRKAMSQTLSAILDSDVVLHIIDGSAVNRKDLLSSPSDVDYQIAKFAQSKKGYAILVNKMDLPEAKEGLKSIEREFHGNLIIPISALFKRGFKEVKTFVAYNI; encoded by the coding sequence TTGGAATTTGATTTTCTATTACCCGACGGTACAAAACTCAAGAAAAAATATACATATAAACTAGCCTTTCGGCAGCTTGTAGACGGGATTCCGCATAAAACCCTCAACCTCCAAACTGTAACAGTCGAATTGCCTGTAGGAAAGGGCAAAAAAAAAATACAGCTTATAGATACAACCGGTTTAATTGACGGCATTCATAACCGGGAGGAAGTGCGCAAAGCTATGTCACAGACCCTTTCAGCGATCCTCGATTCTGACGTCGTACTACATATTATAGACGGTTCAGCAGTAAATCGTAAAGATCTTTTAAGTTCGCCCAGTGATGTGGATTACCAGATAGCTAAATTCGCACAATCGAAAAAGGGATATGCGATCCTTGTCAATAAAATGGATTTACCTGAAGCCAAAGAAGGGCTAAAAAGTATAGAAAGGGAGTTTCACGGAAACCTCATAATTCCGATATCGGCTCTGTTTAAGAGGGGGTTTAAAGAGGTGAAAACTTTTGTTGCATATAATATCTGA
- the spoVK gene encoding stage V sporulation protein K, with amino-acid sequence MINLKCRVENPNQVIDMLAKGTITPVEAFILFKEIDEKKSEAVKPPTEEKIEDIMKELDSLVGLTKVKQLVKEIQAFVEIQKRRQKEQLVSEPLVLHMIFKGNPGTGKTTVARLFGKIFKQMDVLQKGHLVEVERADLVGEYIGHTAQKTREQIRRALGGILFIDEAYSLARGGEKDFGKEAIDTLVKAMEDHKDNLIVILAGYKDEMDWFLRTNPGLRSRFPIQIEFSDYTIEELMEIAKIMVEKRQYKLTPEAYAKLERVLKGSKNSAYYDKMGNARLVRNLIEKAIRRQALRLVNQKHISREDLIYIKEEDIAEMEEM; translated from the coding sequence ATGATCAATTTAAAGTGCAGGGTAGAAAATCCCAACCAGGTCATTGACATGCTTGCTAAGGGAACCATAACCCCTGTTGAAGCTTTTATACTGTTTAAAGAAATCGACGAAAAGAAGTCTGAAGCTGTAAAGCCTCCAACAGAAGAGAAGATTGAAGATATTATGAAAGAGCTGGACAGCCTGGTGGGACTTACTAAGGTGAAGCAGTTAGTAAAAGAGATACAGGCCTTTGTGGAGATTCAAAAAAGAAGGCAAAAGGAACAACTTGTATCGGAGCCCCTGGTGCTTCATATGATTTTCAAAGGAAATCCGGGCACCGGAAAAACCACTGTGGCAAGGTTGTTCGGTAAAATATTTAAGCAGATGGACGTGCTCCAAAAGGGCCATCTGGTAGAGGTCGAAAGGGCGGACCTGGTAGGCGAATACATAGGCCATACAGCTCAGAAAACCAGAGAACAGATAAGACGCGCTCTGGGCGGTATACTGTTTATAGATGAAGCTTACTCTTTGGCCAGGGGAGGGGAGAAGGACTTCGGCAAAGAAGCCATCGATACCCTTGTAAAGGCGATGGAGGACCACAAAGACAACCTTATTGTTATACTCGCAGGATATAAAGACGAAATGGACTGGTTTTTAAGGACAAATCCCGGATTAAGGTCCAGATTTCCGATTCAAATAGAGTTCAGCGACTACACCATAGAAGAGTTAATGGAGATAGCAAAGATCATGGTAGAAAAAAGGCAGTACAAGTTGACTCCGGAAGCCTATGCAAAGCTTGAACGAGTTTTAAAAGGCAGCAAAAACAGTGCGTATTACGATAAAATGGGCAACGCCAGACTGGTGAGAAACCTCATAGAAAAGGCCATAAGACGACAAGCGTTGAGACTGGTAAATCAAAAACACATTTCCCGGGAGGATCTAATATACATAAAGGAAGAAGACATAGCCGAAATGGAGGAAATGTGA
- the hfq gene encoding RNA chaperone Hfq, giving the protein MTKVQINIQDGFLNQVRKENIPVTIYLVNGFQLKGHVRGFDNFTVVLDSEGKQLLIYKHAISTISPQRPVVFTSLSTEKKAEEVQ; this is encoded by the coding sequence ATGACCAAAGTTCAAATCAATATTCAGGATGGATTTTTAAACCAAGTGAGAAAGGAAAACATTCCTGTAACTATTTATTTAGTAAACGGGTTTCAATTAAAAGGGCACGTTCGGGGTTTTGACAATTTTACCGTGGTGCTCGATTCCGAAGGCAAACAGCTGCTGATTTACAAACACGCTATATCGACCATATCTCCTCAGAGGCCTGTGGTATTTACCAGTCTTTCGACGGAGAAAAAAGCAGAAGAAGTTCAATAA